In Streptomyces sp. TLI_146, the genomic stretch GCGACAGTGGGCCAACTATCGCGGGTTCCGGGCGACTTCTGCCAGTGATGCGCGCCGTGCCGCGCCACCAATATGGGTCTGGACCACTGGCACGACCTGCGCCGCCGTCGCCGAGGCAGGTCGATCTAGGGTGGGGGCATGGCAGAAATCGACCGAATCGCGGCCGCCGTGCGCGCCCTGCCGCCCTCCTGCGGCCCGGTCCGGCTGGTCGCGGTGGACGGGCACGCGGGCTCCGGCAAGTCCACCTTCGCCGGACGTCTCGCCGCCGCGCTCGGCGGGGCGCCGGTCGTCCGCCTCGACGACCTGGCCACGCACGAGGAGTTCTTCGCCTGGACGCCCCGGCTGCGCGCCCAGGTGATCGAGCCGCTGGCGCGCGGGGAGGCCGGGCGCGTCACGCCGTACGACTGGAACCTGCGCCGGTTCGGTGCGTCAAGGCCGCTGGAGCCCGCGCCCGTGGTGCTGATCGAGGGCGTCGGGGCGGGGCGGCGCGAGGTGCGACCGCATCTGGCGTTGCTGCTGTGGATGGACATGGGCGCCGAGGGGTCCTGGGCGCGCGGGCGCCGACGGGACGGAGCGGCGCTTTCCGGCTTCTGGGACGAGTGGACGGAGGCGGAGATGCGCCATTTCGCCGCGGATCCGTCGCTTCCGTATGCGGATGCACTGGTACGGCAGTGCCAGGAGGGATACGAGTGGCTCCCGAGGCGCGATTCCGCACCCCTCGCACACCACTCGGTCACGGACAGTGAGGGACTGCCCCCATCGGGCTGAACCGTCGGAAAACCACCCCTCGCAGTCGTCCAACTCCGCTTGACCCGGGGGCCGTACAGGTCTTACGTTCTGAATGTGCGGCTTTCCGGAGCCGCCGCAGACGCGAAGCCCCCGGTTGTTCCCCCGTGATCGGGGGCTTCGTTCTGCCTTTCAGGGCCTTACAGAGCCTTTCAGCACGCCGTTTCAGCGGCTTTCGCTCACCCTCGGTCACCGGCCAGGTCGTGCTGCCACTCCCCCCGCGCCACCCTTCGGTCCGGGGCCCCCTCGCGGGTACGATGCAACCGGTGCGGTCAATTCCCGTCAATTCCGTTCTGTGTTCTGTGAATTGGCGGTTCAGCACGGGGGCACGGTGGTGGGGGACGTGATGGACTTCGGCACGCAGGGCGCGCACGCCCCGGCCGATCTCGCCTGGCTGCGGGGCATCGACGCGTACACCATGGGCGCGTATCCGCAGGCCGAGGAGGAGTTCCGGGCCGCGGTACGGATGGATCCGGGCATGGTGGACGGCTGGCTGGGACTGCATGCGCTGCGGGTGGACACCACCACCGCGCTGCTGCGCATGTACCGCCACCGCGAACGCTTCGGCGAACAGCGCGCCCGGCACCGACGCACCCTCAACTCCTGGTACTGGCTGGGCTGGTGGGTCCAGCCGGTCCTGGAGAGCCCGCGCGATCTGCTGCTCGCGCACGCCTCGCACTGGCTGGACGGGCGCCATGTGCCGGAGCTTGACCGGGCGCTGGCCGGTCTGCCACCGGTCGACACCGACCCGCAGGTCCGCTTCCTGCACGCCTGCCGGGCGTATCTGGTCAAGGACTGGGACCAACTGGTGCGGCACACCGAGCCGTTGCTGAACGATCCGCTGCTCGGGATCGAGGCCGGGCTGTTCGGCGGGATGGCGCGGGTGCGCCTGGAGATGTTCGGGCAGGCCGAGCCGCTCCTGTCGGCGGCCCTGATGCGCTGCCGCAGCGAGCAGCCGCAGCGCAAGGAGCTGCGCTACTGGCTGGCCCGCGCCCACGAGGGCACCGGCCGCTCCGCCGCCGCGCTGCCGCTGTACCGGGCGGTGCACCGGGTCGACCCGGCGTTCATGGACACCTCGGCGCGGCTGGCCGCGATCACCGAGTCGGACGGCCTGGACGGGGCGTACGGCTCCGACGACCCGGCCGACCTGGCGGCCGTCTCGCTGGCCGGGTTCGGCCAGGACACCGCGGCGGACGGCGGCGAGCCGGAGGCCGCGCCGCTGGAGCCTCCCGAGGGGCGCGAGGTGCGGGTGCCGCTCGCCGGCCCGGCGGTGGCGGTGCCGCCGCCCGACGGCGCACGGGAGAAGGCCGGCGTCCCGGCCCAGCCGGCCCCGCCGCCGGTGCCGACCGGCCCGACGGACTCCGCGCTGCTCGCCCAGGCGCTGGCGGAGCTGGAGCGGATGGTGGGCCTGGAGCCGGTGAAGCGCCAGGTGAAGGCGCTGTCCGCGCAGCTCAACATGGCCCGGCTACGGGTCGGCCAGGGCCTGCCCGTCCAGCCGCCGAAACGTCACTTTGTCTTCTCCGGCCCCAGCGGCACCGGCAAGACCACGGTCGCGCGGATCCTGGGCCGGGTCTTCTACGCGCTCGGTCTGCTGGGCGGCGACCACCTGGTGGAGGCCCAACGGGCCGACTTGGTGGGCGAGTTCCTCGGCCAGACGGCGGTCAAGGCGAACGAGCTGATCGACTCGGCGCTGGGCGGGGTGCTCTTCGTGGACGAGGCGTACAGCCTCTCCAACTCCGGCTACAGCAAGGGCGACGCGTACGGGGACGAGGCGCTCCAGGTGCTCCTCAAGCGCGCCGAGGACAACCGCGACCACCTGGTGGTCATCCTCGCGGGCTACCCCGAGGGCATGGACCGCCTCCTAGCCACCAACCCCGGCCTGTCCTCCCGCTTCACCACCCGGGTGGACTTCCCTTCGTACCGCCCCCTGGAGCTGACGGCGATCGGGGAGGTCCTGGCGGCGGAGAACGGGGACGGCTGGGACGAGGAGGCGCTGGACGAGCTGCGCTCGATCAGCGGGCACGTGGTGGATCAGGGGTGGATCGACGAGCTGGGCAACGGCCGTTTCCTGCGCACGCTGTACGAGAAGAGCTGCGCGTACCGGGATCTGCGTCTGTCGACGTATCCGGGCACGCCCGGGCGGGAGGATCTGTCCACCCTTCGGCTGCCGGATCTGATGCAGGCGTACGGGGAGGTGCTGTCGGGGAGGGGCGGCCCGGTGGACCCGCTGTAGCCCACGGGCGGCTTCGCCCCCAGACCCCCCTGTTCGCCTGCGGACCGTGGGTGGCTGGTCGCGCAGTTCCCCGCGCCCCAGGTATTTAGGGGCGCGGGGAACTGCGCGAGCAACCCAGCACGGTCCGCAGACGAAAAAGGCGGGGTGCGGGGGCCGCAGGCCCCGCGAAAGGGGTCCGGGGCGTAGCCCCCGGGAGAACACCTCCGCCCCCTCCCACCCCCGGAGGGTTCAGGGAAGGGGCGGGGCGGGGGCGAACCCGGGGTCAGCCCGCCAGGGCCTGTTCCGGGCGGGGCTGGGTCGGGAACGGGCGGTGGGACGGGTCGCGGACCTCCCCGACCAGCATCTCCAGGACGTCCTCCAGAGCCACCAGCCCCAGCACACGCCCGCCCGCGTCCACCACCTGGGCAAGATGCGCCGCCGCCCGACGCATCACGGTGAGCGCGTCATCGAGCGGCAGCTCCGCCCGCAGCGTCACCAACGGCCGCCACACCTGCTGCGGCACCGCCCGCTCCTGGTCCTCCAGGTCCAGTACGTCCTTGACGTGGAGGAAGCCCATGAAGGCACCCCCCTCCGCGCACACGGGGAAGCGCGAGTACCCCGTACGGACCGTCAGCTCCTCCACCTGCCGGGGCGTCACCGAGCAGCCCACCGTCACCAGCGACGACCGGTCGAGCAGGACGTCCGTCACCGGGCGGCTGCCCAGCTCCAGCGCGTCCTCCAGGCGCTCCATCTCCCCCGGGTCCAGCAGACCGGCCTGCCCGGAGTCCTCCACCAGACGGTTGAGCTGCTCGCTGGTGAAGACCGCCTCGACCTCGTCCTTGGGCTCCACCCGGAACACCCGCAGGACGAGCCGCGCGCACGCGCCCAGCGCCACCGTGACCGGACGGCACACCCGGGCGAAGGCCACGAGCCCCGGGCTGAACCACAGCGCGGTCTTCTCCGGCGCCGCCATGGCCAGGTTCTTCGGGACCATCTCGCCGATGACGAGGTGGAGGAAGACGACGAGGGCGAGCGCGATCGCGTAACCGAGGGGGTGGATCAGGCCCGCCGGGACCCGGGCCGCCTCGAAGACGGGCTCCAGGAGGTGGGCCACCGTGGGCTCCGCCACCGCGCCGAGCGTCAACGAGCAGACCGTGATGCCGAACTGCGCGGCCGCCATCATCTGCGGCAGGTTCTCCAGACCGTGCAGCACCTGCCGCGCCCGCGCCGACTGGGACGCGAGCGGTTCGATCTGGCTGCGGCGCACGGACACCAGGGCGAACTCGGCCCCGACGAAGAAGCCGTTCGCAAGGACCAGGAGCAGGGCGAAGAAGAGTTGCAGCAGGCTCATCGCACGGCCTCGCTCAGGACGTCGGCGGTGCGCACGAAGCGCACCCGCTCCGCCCGGTACCGCTCGACCCGGCGGACCTGGATCCGCCAGCCGGGCAGCTCGGCGCGGTCACCGGGGACCGGGATCCGGCCGAGCAGATCGGCGACGAGCCCGGCGACCGTCTCGTACGGGCCGTCCGGCACGTCCAGTCCTATCCGGCGCAGGCTCAGCACCCGGCAGCTGCCGTCGGCCTCCCACGCGGGGCGGCCGTCGTCGCTCGCCACCGCGGCGAGGTCGGGCCCGGTGTCGCCCTCGGCGTCGTGCTCGTCGCGCACCTCGCCGACCAGCTCCTCGACGATGTCCTCCAGGGTGACGACCCCGGCCGTGCCGCCGTACTCGTC encodes the following:
- a CDS encoding AAA family ATPase translates to MDFGTQGAHAPADLAWLRGIDAYTMGAYPQAEEEFRAAVRMDPGMVDGWLGLHALRVDTTTALLRMYRHRERFGEQRARHRRTLNSWYWLGWWVQPVLESPRDLLLAHASHWLDGRHVPELDRALAGLPPVDTDPQVRFLHACRAYLVKDWDQLVRHTEPLLNDPLLGIEAGLFGGMARVRLEMFGQAEPLLSAALMRCRSEQPQRKELRYWLARAHEGTGRSAAALPLYRAVHRVDPAFMDTSARLAAITESDGLDGAYGSDDPADLAAVSLAGFGQDTAADGGEPEAAPLEPPEGREVRVPLAGPAVAVPPPDGAREKAGVPAQPAPPPVPTGPTDSALLAQALAELERMVGLEPVKRQVKALSAQLNMARLRVGQGLPVQPPKRHFVFSGPSGTGKTTVARILGRVFYALGLLGGDHLVEAQRADLVGEFLGQTAVKANELIDSALGGVLFVDEAYSLSNSGYSKGDAYGDEALQVLLKRAEDNRDHLVVILAGYPEGMDRLLATNPGLSSRFTTRVDFPSYRPLELTAIGEVLAAENGDGWDEEALDELRSISGHVVDQGWIDELGNGRFLRTLYEKSCAYRDLRLSTYPGTPGREDLSTLRLPDLMQAYGEVLSGRGGPVDPL
- a CDS encoding hemolysin family protein, with product MSLLQLFFALLLVLANGFFVGAEFALVSVRRSQIEPLASQSARARQVLHGLENLPQMMAAAQFGITVCSLTLGAVAEPTVAHLLEPVFEAARVPAGLIHPLGYAIALALVVFLHLVIGEMVPKNLAMAAPEKTALWFSPGLVAFARVCRPVTVALGACARLVLRVFRVEPKDEVEAVFTSEQLNRLVEDSGQAGLLDPGEMERLEDALELGSRPVTDVLLDRSSLVTVGCSVTPRQVEELTVRTGYSRFPVCAEGGAFMGFLHVKDVLDLEDQERAVPQQVWRPLVTLRAELPLDDALTVMRRAAAHLAQVVDAGGRVLGLVALEDVLEMLVGEVRDPSHRPFPTQPRPEQALAG
- a CDS encoding uridine kinase; this encodes MAEIDRIAAAVRALPPSCGPVRLVAVDGHAGSGKSTFAGRLAAALGGAPVVRLDDLATHEEFFAWTPRLRAQVIEPLARGEAGRVTPYDWNLRRFGASRPLEPAPVVLIEGVGAGRREVRPHLALLLWMDMGAEGSWARGRRRDGAALSGFWDEWTEAEMRHFAADPSLPYADALVRQCQEGYEWLPRRDSAPLAHHSVTDSEGLPPSG